The following coding sequences lie in one Miscanthus floridulus cultivar M001 chromosome 9, ASM1932011v1, whole genome shotgun sequence genomic window:
- the LOC136479519 gene encoding uncharacterized protein has protein sequence MEYRKSWMYGSSRFKAGFREKVDKFIEAIQKHAATLTENKDIIICPYKDCKNLMAWTYVSIIREHLIVRGFVEDYTVWIHRGETTVVDNGDDDEEDGAETLEYLSQYSEELDVQMDPEFGNEQGGDAGGWDGNDEGSANNDGGARVGDEDDFDDLEEMILVLGPEILLKSPKGLENLERVTKASKETVYSVEKGCPTHWTLLRFVLELLILKAKYGWSDYSFNDLLRLLSWVLPQPNSVLTNTYQAKKVISPLTMGLSKSKDGLKSWKDMVQLNVMPQLHPIPEANGEYTLPVAK, from the exons atggagtacaggaagtcttggatgtatggttcgtcaaggttcaaggcaggtttccgtgaaaaggtggacaaatttattgaagccatacagaagcatgcagcgacattgacagagaataaggatataattatttgtccctacaaagattgcaagaaccttatggcatggacatatgtgagtatcatcagagaacatttgattgtgcgaggatttgttgaggactacacagtgtggattcatcgtGGTGAAACAACGGTTGTTGATAATGGCGACGATGATGAAGAAGACGGCGCCGAAACCCTAGAATACCTGTCCCAATACTCAGAAGAGCTTGATGTACAAATGGatcctgagtttggcaatgagcaaggtggtgatgctggtggttgggatggtaacgacgaaggtagtgccaataatgatgggggagcacgtgttggtgatgaagatgattttgatgatttggaggaaatGATTCTagtccttggaccagagattttactaaagagcccgaaaggtctagaaaatttggaaagggtgacaaaagcatcaaaggagactgtgtatAGTGTTGAAAAGggatgtccgacacattggacattgctacgttttgtgcttgagctactcatcctgaaggctaagtacggctggtcagactatagtttcaatgatctattgcgtctcctgtcatgggtgctgccacaaccaaactcagttctcaccaacacataccaagcgaagaaggtcataagtccattgacaatggggttga gcaagtcaaaggatggtctgaaatcatggaaagacatggtgcagctaaacgtgatgccgcAGCTTCACCcaatacctgaggctaatggagaatacactctgcccgtagctaagtga